In one window of Burkholderia sp. NRF60-BP8 DNA:
- a CDS encoding acyltransferase family protein has product MTMHAEPSGRLDHIDAMRAVAVLLVIWTHYAERFVALAGAQQWLDTLQRSVNFGRIGVVVFFGISGLLIPVSLRGPAGAGTRRFLIRRFLRLYPAFWLSIPIGCVVFWTLFGKPVSAALLIANATMIPTAFGQEPVMGHYWTLETELYFYGLCLVLFWWGGLHRMRDLSLACIGLCAVFVTTVALHVFPDDTLGQYKAMPYHLAIMFWGACFRQAYDRPRDTLQVRGGRGEHAGIALTYRCVAGLLTAMIVGVALVGAANDWRHHNVDHLPSSLAYVVGVAIFVAMATVLKVRARAMAKLGEVSYSIYLFHAIPLFGFYWLCEHYRWTGWPLGVYMIVPVVPLIALSYLSYRYCEAPCVRLAHRLTASRRRGGDLPVGNRSVDATPDPVRSGWRADG; this is encoded by the coding sequence ATGACGATGCATGCCGAACCTTCCGGACGTCTGGACCATATCGATGCGATGCGCGCCGTCGCGGTCCTGCTCGTCATCTGGACGCACTACGCCGAGCGGTTCGTCGCGCTGGCGGGTGCTCAGCAGTGGCTCGACACGCTGCAGCGCTCCGTCAATTTCGGGCGGATCGGCGTGGTGGTCTTTTTCGGCATCAGCGGCTTGCTGATTCCGGTCAGTTTGCGCGGCCCCGCCGGAGCGGGCACGCGGCGCTTCCTGATCCGCCGTTTCCTGCGGCTGTATCCGGCGTTCTGGTTGTCCATTCCGATCGGCTGCGTCGTCTTCTGGACGCTGTTCGGCAAACCGGTGAGCGCGGCGCTGCTGATCGCCAATGCGACGATGATCCCGACCGCGTTCGGCCAGGAGCCGGTCATGGGGCATTACTGGACGCTCGAAACGGAACTGTATTTCTACGGGCTTTGCCTCGTGCTGTTCTGGTGGGGCGGGCTGCACCGGATGCGCGACCTGTCGCTCGCCTGCATCGGGCTGTGCGCGGTGTTCGTGACGACCGTCGCGTTGCACGTCTTTCCGGACGACACGCTGGGCCAGTACAAGGCCATGCCGTACCACCTCGCGATCATGTTCTGGGGCGCATGTTTTCGTCAGGCCTACGACCGGCCGCGCGACACGCTGCAGGTGAGGGGGGGGCGGGGCGAACACGCCGGCATCGCGCTGACGTACCGATGCGTGGCGGGGCTGCTGACCGCGATGATCGTCGGCGTGGCGCTCGTCGGCGCGGCCAACGACTGGCGTCATCACAACGTCGATCATCTGCCGTCGTCGCTGGCTTATGTGGTCGGCGTCGCGATCTTCGTGGCGATGGCGACGGTATTGAAAGTCCGCGCACGCGCGATGGCGAAGCTCGGCGAGGTCAGCTACTCGATTTACCTGTTTCACGCGATCCCGCTGTTCGGGTTCTACTGGCTGTGCGAACACTATCGATGGACCGGATGGCCGCTGGGCGTCTACATGATCGTTCCGGTCGTGCCGTTGATTGCGTTGTCGTATCTGAGCTACCGGTATTGCGAGGCGCCCTGTGTGCGGCTCGCGCATCGCCTGACCGCATCGCGGCGGCGCGGCGGCGATCTGCCGGTCGGCAATCGGTCGGTCGATGCGACGCCGGATCCGGTGCGGAGCGGCTGGCGCGCGGACGGGTAA
- a CDS encoding glycosyltransferase has product MNGWSSIGARAEATRVVVVNDYARKGGAEEVYQTSIEVLRNIPDVDVYSFDETNFAAAEGAFARGWNRAAAGALATLLDDVRPHRVLVHNYHNLLTQSILPVLARRRREQGFRTYLTCHDYHLVFYNPNLLAYRNGQPVPVPVDALSNPARLFALASPRGRLHDTVKKLHWHAVYAYCNPRNVFDLFLCPSPYMRTALAQRGITRTALLPNPVSTLAEPFPPRVCDREQFDLAYVGRLDAEKGIHEFIELARRIAFRRIGSLTLYGDGTLRAQLETRHQDLVQAGRLRFAGRLGHGELFHALRAHDALVLPSVWAENAPLVVVEAATLGLPVLAHEIGSLSTFGSEIGNKILYRNSPAGLTSAFDELGRHLRIADRHYDCSAYTPSRYAAQLASWMGLGGQQGG; this is encoded by the coding sequence TTGAACGGGTGGTCGTCGATCGGCGCCCGCGCGGAGGCGACGCGCGTCGTCGTCGTCAACGACTACGCGCGCAAGGGCGGCGCGGAGGAGGTTTACCAGACCTCCATCGAGGTGCTGCGCAATATCCCGGACGTGGACGTGTACTCGTTCGACGAGACGAATTTCGCGGCGGCCGAAGGCGCGTTCGCGCGCGGCTGGAACCGCGCCGCGGCAGGCGCACTGGCGACGTTGCTCGATGACGTGCGTCCGCATCGCGTGCTCGTGCACAACTATCACAATCTGCTGACGCAATCGATCCTGCCGGTACTCGCGCGGCGGCGCCGCGAGCAGGGATTCCGCACGTATCTCACGTGTCACGACTACCATCTGGTGTTCTACAACCCGAACCTGCTCGCCTATCGCAACGGGCAGCCGGTGCCGGTTCCGGTCGATGCGCTGTCGAATCCGGCGCGCTTGTTCGCACTGGCGAGCCCGCGCGGGCGGCTGCACGACACGGTGAAGAAACTGCACTGGCACGCGGTGTACGCGTATTGCAATCCGCGGAACGTGTTCGACCTGTTCCTGTGCCCGAGTCCGTACATGCGCACGGCGCTGGCGCAACGCGGCATCACGCGCACCGCACTGCTGCCGAATCCGGTGAGCACGCTGGCGGAGCCGTTCCCGCCGCGCGTGTGCGATCGCGAGCAGTTCGATCTCGCCTATGTGGGGCGGCTCGATGCGGAGAAAGGCATTCACGAGTTCATCGAGCTGGCGCGCCGGATTGCGTTCCGCCGTATCGGCAGTCTGACGCTGTACGGCGACGGCACACTGCGCGCGCAGCTCGAAACGCGCCACCAGGATCTGGTTCAGGCCGGCCGGCTGCGTTTCGCCGGGCGGCTCGGCCACGGCGAGCTGTTTCATGCACTGCGCGCGCACGATGCACTGGTGCTGCCGTCGGTCTGGGCCGAAAACGCGCCGCTCGTGGTGGTCGAGGCTGCCACGCTGGGGCTGCCGGTGCTCGCGCACGAGATCGGCAGCCTGTCGACGTTCGGTAGCGAGATCGGCAACAAGATCCTGTACCGGAATTCGCCGGCCGGCCTGACGAGCGCGTTCGATGAACTGGGGCGTCACCTGCGCATCGCCGATCGGCACTACGATTGTTCGGCGTACACGCCGTCGCGTTACGCGGCGCAGCTTGCGTCGTGGATGGGGCTCGGCGGGCAGCAGGGCGGTTAG
- a CDS encoding mannose-1-phosphate guanylyltransferase/mannose-6-phosphate isomerase — MTRTLRPVPEPDLPSILPVILAGGSGTRLWPLSREQYPKQLIELVSNESPLSATARRLNGIANASLGDTLLLVCGEQHRFMSAEQVHGRSAPARILLEPAARNTAPALTLAALDASALANDPVLAVMPADHVIVDVGAFQDAIARAARYAQEGAIVTLGVLPRRAETGYGYIQVGEPRSGRHGSQGGYAIGRFVEKPDATLAERYLQSGDYWWNSGIFVTRASVWLKAIGALAPDIHAACESAWRAGVADDPFFRIDAAAFDACPSDSIDYAVMERLAEHGELGIEGIVVPLAAGWSDVGTWDAIWEIMPKDDHGNVARGPIVFEDTQDSLVRSEGRLVACVGMKDVVVIETADAVLVANKHDVQRVKNIVARLKTDRRPQASEHRKVQRPWGHYDSIDLGERFQVKRIVVEPGRRLSLQMHYHRAEHWIVVRGTAKVTRGAETFLLCENESTYIAVGEVHRLENPGRIPLEIIEVQSGDYLGEDDIVRFDDQYGRETCIPPEPATRKAAVLAAPSTGDAC; from the coding sequence ATGACCCGCACCCTTCGTCCGGTTCCCGAACCCGATCTGCCGAGCATCCTGCCGGTGATTCTCGCCGGCGGCTCCGGCACGCGGCTGTGGCCGCTGTCGCGCGAGCAGTATCCGAAACAACTGATCGAGCTGGTATCGAACGAGTCGCCGCTGTCGGCGACGGCGCGCCGCCTGAACGGTATCGCGAACGCGTCGCTCGGCGACACGCTGCTGCTCGTATGCGGCGAACAGCATCGCTTCATGAGCGCCGAGCAGGTGCACGGCCGCTCGGCGCCCGCCCGCATCCTGCTGGAACCGGCCGCGCGCAACACCGCACCCGCGCTGACGCTTGCCGCGCTCGACGCGAGTGCGCTCGCGAACGATCCCGTGCTCGCCGTGATGCCGGCCGATCACGTGATCGTCGATGTCGGCGCGTTTCAGGACGCGATCGCGCGTGCGGCGCGCTATGCGCAGGAAGGCGCGATCGTCACGCTCGGCGTGCTGCCGCGCCGCGCGGAGACGGGCTACGGCTACATCCAGGTCGGCGAGCCGCGCTCGGGCCGCCACGGCAGCCAGGGCGGTTACGCGATCGGGCGTTTCGTCGAAAAACCCGACGCGACGCTCGCCGAACGCTATCTGCAATCGGGCGATTACTGGTGGAACAGCGGGATCTTCGTCACGCGCGCATCGGTCTGGCTGAAGGCGATCGGCGCGCTCGCGCCCGACATTCACGCAGCCTGCGAGAGCGCGTGGCGCGCGGGCGTCGCCGACGATCCGTTCTTCAGGATCGATGCGGCGGCCTTCGACGCGTGTCCGTCGGATTCGATCGACTATGCGGTGATGGAGCGCCTCGCGGAACACGGCGAGCTCGGCATCGAAGGCATCGTGGTGCCGCTCGCGGCCGGCTGGTCGGACGTCGGCACGTGGGACGCGATCTGGGAAATCATGCCGAAGGACGATCACGGCAACGTCGCGCGCGGCCCGATCGTGTTCGAAGATACGCAGGACAGCCTCGTGCGCTCGGAAGGCCGCCTCGTCGCGTGCGTCGGGATGAAGGACGTCGTCGTGATCGAGACGGCCGATGCGGTGCTGGTGGCGAACAAGCACGACGTGCAACGCGTGAAGAACATCGTCGCCCGCCTGAAGACCGACCGGCGCCCGCAGGCGAGCGAGCACCGCAAGGTGCAGCGGCCGTGGGGCCATTACGATTCGATCGATCTCGGCGAGCGTTTCCAGGTGAAGCGGATCGTCGTCGAACCCGGCAGGCGGCTGTCGCTGCAGATGCACTATCACCGCGCCGAGCACTGGATCGTCGTGCGCGGCACCGCGAAGGTGACGCGCGGCGCCGAGACGTTCCTGCTGTGCGAGAACGAATCGACGTACATCGCCGTCGGCGAGGTCCATCGACTCGAGAATCCCGGCCGGATTCCGCTCGAAATCATCGAGGTGCAATCGGGCGACTATCTCGGCGAGGACGACATCGTCCGCTTCGACGATCAGTATGGCCGGGAGACTTGCATACCGCCGGAACCGGCTACGCGGAAGGCGGCCGTGCTGGCCGCGCCGTCGACGGGCGACGCGTGCTGA
- a CDS encoding drug:proton antiporter — protein sequence MEWHCCEFEHLSAVDLYAILRARNAVLVVEDAHTHLDIDGKDAGALHVYASVRDGDAMEVAAYARILPGDDIDPDVVIDKVLTSESCRDDDTLERLIGRALTAAQAAWPEAAVRTHVPAARQAFYKRFGFRKAYGPYLEQGAPFVGLIRSADRAAGALRHLLSRAVSVSRHDDARADGRARTLLPADTGANR from the coding sequence ATGGAATGGCATTGTTGTGAATTCGAACATCTGAGCGCCGTCGATCTCTATGCAATCCTGCGCGCGCGCAACGCCGTGCTGGTGGTCGAGGACGCGCACACGCACCTCGACATCGACGGCAAGGACGCGGGCGCGCTGCACGTCTATGCGAGCGTGCGCGACGGCGACGCGATGGAAGTCGCGGCCTACGCACGCATCCTGCCCGGCGACGACATCGATCCGGACGTCGTGATCGACAAGGTGCTGACGAGCGAAAGCTGCCGCGACGACGACACGCTCGAACGCCTGATCGGGCGCGCGCTCACCGCCGCGCAGGCCGCATGGCCGGAGGCAGCGGTGCGCACGCACGTCCCCGCGGCGCGCCAGGCGTTCTACAAACGGTTCGGATTCCGCAAGGCCTACGGGCCGTATCTCGAACAGGGCGCACCGTTCGTCGGCCTGATACGGTCGGCCGACCGTGCGGCCGGCGCGCTGCGTCACCTGCTGTCGCGAGCCGTTTCGGTCTCGCGCCACGACGACGCACGCGCCGACGGCCGCGCGCGCACCCTGCTCCCCGCCGATACCGGAGCGAACCGATGA
- a CDS encoding sigma-54 dependent transcriptional regulator, producing the protein MNMPITRDKSAGVGSGNGQRPLIYWTQSPSVMLRKELSRRDWKVSVVAHANELRDTSGEITCGILDLSGGHADAIGSIASTCASMRDVVWVALVDAGQTASPNVRALLRDYCFDYVTLPASHQRIADTVGHAYGMECLFARDREQLESEEKGIVGTCSAMLRLFDTVRRFARTDAPVFVFGETGTGKELTAVAIHRHSERRNGPFVAVNCGAIPPHLLQSELFGYERGAFTGANARKIGYVEAANGGTLLLDEIGDLPHESQASLLRFLQERAIHRLGGSDPVPVDVRIVSATHVDLRDAMEEGRFRADLFHRLCVMRIDQPPLRARGKDIELLAHHMLERFRGDARHRVRGFSTDAITALYKHDWPGNVRELINRVRRAVVMTEGRLITAQDLELEYCLDAASPSVADIRKSIEREAIETALLRTRGRVAASARELGVSRATLYRWMEAYGIERPRSTGSSD; encoded by the coding sequence ATGAATATGCCAATAACGCGCGATAAGAGCGCCGGCGTGGGGAGCGGTAACGGGCAGCGTCCGCTGATTTACTGGACGCAGTCGCCGTCCGTGATGCTGCGAAAGGAATTGTCGCGCCGCGACTGGAAAGTGTCGGTCGTCGCGCATGCGAACGAGCTGCGCGACACGTCCGGCGAAATTACCTGCGGCATTCTCGACTTGAGCGGCGGCCACGCCGATGCGATCGGCAGCATCGCGTCGACCTGCGCGTCGATGCGCGATGTCGTCTGGGTAGCGCTTGTGGACGCCGGCCAGACTGCCTCGCCGAACGTGCGCGCGCTGTTGCGCGACTACTGCTTCGACTACGTCACGCTGCCGGCGTCGCACCAGCGGATCGCCGATACGGTCGGCCACGCCTACGGTATGGAATGCCTGTTCGCGCGCGATCGCGAACAACTCGAATCGGAGGAAAAGGGCATCGTCGGCACCTGCAGCGCGATGCTGCGGCTGTTCGACACGGTGCGGCGTTTCGCGCGCACCGACGCACCGGTGTTCGTGTTCGGCGAAACGGGAACCGGCAAGGAACTCACGGCCGTCGCGATCCATCGTCATTCGGAGCGGCGCAACGGTCCGTTCGTCGCGGTCAACTGCGGCGCGATTCCGCCGCACCTGCTGCAATCGGAACTGTTCGGCTACGAGCGCGGCGCGTTTACCGGCGCGAACGCGCGCAAGATCGGCTACGTCGAGGCCGCGAACGGCGGCACGCTGCTGCTCGACGAAATCGGCGACCTGCCGCACGAAAGCCAGGCGAGCCTGCTGCGGTTTCTGCAGGAACGTGCGATTCATCGTCTTGGCGGCAGCGATCCGGTGCCGGTCGATGTCCGGATCGTGTCGGCGACGCACGTCGATCTGCGCGATGCGATGGAGGAAGGGCGCTTTCGCGCCGACCTGTTCCACCGTCTGTGCGTGATGCGCATCGATCAGCCGCCGCTGCGCGCGCGTGGCAAGGACATCGAACTACTCGCGCATCACATGCTCGAGCGCTTTCGCGGCGATGCGCGCCATCGCGTGCGCGGGTTCTCGACGGATGCGATCACGGCGCTCTACAAGCACGACTGGCCGGGCAACGTCCGCGAATTGATCAACCGCGTGCGCCGGGCGGTCGTGATGACGGAAGGGCGCCTGATCACCGCGCAGGATCTCGAGCTCGAATACTGTCTCGACGCGGCGTCGCCGTCGGTGGCCGACATCCGCAAGTCGATCGAGCGCGAAGCGATCGAAACCGCGTTGCTGCGCACGCGCGGGCGCGTCGCCGCTTCCGCGCGCGAACTCGGTGTGTCGCGCGCGACGCTGTATCGCTGGATGGAGGCGTACGGCATCGAGCGGCCGCGCAGCACGGGCTCGTCCGACTGA
- a CDS encoding glycoside hydrolase family 2 protein has product MLATAAGAVREPRDLPADHGDWIAAPVPGTVAQALALAGRLDEAASLDERDHWYRLELRGRGPRILRFHGLATLAHAWLDDTPIHRSDSMFVSHDVPVSLDGTHRLTLCFRALAPHLRDARAPRRARWRTRLAEPAALRTIRTSLFGHMPGWFPPYVPTGPWRPVEVLDPSSGPVLADCKLHARIEGDTGWLDAELTFAAPLPAAFAARLSCGDHHATLERADIDQLRASVAIPNVRRWWPHTHGEPALYEIALHIGAARRPLGSTGFRTIEVDSGADGKGFGLRINGVPVFARGACWSSAAPLALHADDATYARLLGLARDAGFNMIRVGGTMTYEADAFHAWCDRLGLLVWQDFGFANFDYALDDPAFAANVDREASQFLSRRGASPSLAVLCGGSEIAQQAAMSGLGPKQRFVELTADRLAGHAAAHRPDVPYVPDSPDGGVLPFTPRERVSHYYGVGAYLRPLDDARRADVRFASECLAFSNVPCDATLAELGWPGVHEPRWKAAVPRDPGTSWDFDDIRDHYLQTLYDVAPDRLRREDPARYVELSRAVIADVMRETFSEWRRAGSRCAGALVWQFQDVMPGAGWGVIDAAHRPKSAWYALRQVLQPIQVLLVDEGLNGLDVHVVNERPAPLSAAIDLVALRDGRTPVARAGCPVRIAAHDTVRLGSAELLGRFFDWTYAYRFGPCEHDTVVATLRADDGTLLSQAFHFPSRTHPAVLARREPGIEACVSRTGETWHVDIDTRHVARHVQIDAPGFMPSDDWFHLAPGTPARIALIPLRIDGKPAAADDHAPPAVEIRAVNAARAVRASQAG; this is encoded by the coding sequence ATGCTGGCGACGGCCGCGGGCGCCGTGCGCGAACCGCGCGACCTCCCGGCCGATCACGGCGACTGGATCGCGGCGCCGGTGCCCGGCACGGTCGCGCAGGCGCTCGCGCTGGCCGGCCGGCTCGACGAAGCCGCGTCGCTCGACGAGCGCGACCACTGGTACCGGCTCGAGCTACGCGGGCGCGGGCCGCGCATCCTGCGCTTTCACGGCCTCGCGACGCTCGCCCACGCCTGGCTCGACGACACGCCGATCCACCGCTCGGACAGCATGTTCGTCTCGCACGACGTGCCCGTGTCGCTCGACGGCACGCACCGGCTGACCCTCTGTTTCCGCGCGCTCGCGCCGCATCTGCGCGACGCGCGCGCGCCGCGCCGTGCGCGCTGGCGCACGCGGCTCGCCGAACCGGCCGCCTTGCGCACGATCCGCACGTCACTGTTCGGGCACATGCCGGGCTGGTTTCCGCCGTATGTGCCCACCGGCCCGTGGCGGCCCGTCGAGGTGCTCGATCCGAGCAGCGGCCCCGTTCTGGCCGATTGCAAACTGCATGCCCGTATCGAAGGCGACACGGGCTGGCTCGACGCGGAACTGACGTTCGCCGCGCCGCTGCCCGCCGCGTTCGCGGCGCGGCTGTCGTGCGGCGACCATCACGCGACGCTCGAACGTGCCGACATCGACCAACTGCGCGCAAGCGTCGCGATACCGAACGTGCGCCGCTGGTGGCCGCATACGCACGGCGAACCGGCGCTCTACGAGATCGCGCTGCATATCGGCGCCGCGCGCCGGCCGCTCGGCTCGACGGGTTTCCGTACGATCGAGGTCGATTCCGGCGCCGACGGCAAGGGGTTCGGGCTGCGCATCAACGGCGTGCCGGTGTTCGCGCGCGGCGCATGCTGGAGCAGCGCCGCACCGCTCGCGCTGCACGCGGACGACGCGACCTACGCCCGCCTGCTCGGGCTCGCACGCGACGCCGGCTTCAACATGATCCGCGTCGGCGGCACGATGACCTACGAGGCCGACGCGTTCCACGCATGGTGCGACCGGCTCGGGCTGCTGGTCTGGCAGGACTTCGGTTTCGCCAACTTCGATTACGCGCTCGACGATCCCGCGTTCGCGGCCAACGTCGATCGCGAAGCGAGCCAGTTCCTGTCGCGTCGCGGCGCGTCGCCGTCGCTCGCGGTGCTGTGCGGCGGCAGCGAGATCGCGCAACAGGCGGCAATGTCGGGACTCGGGCCGAAGCAGCGCTTCGTCGAGCTGACGGCCGACCGGCTGGCCGGCCACGCGGCCGCGCACCGCCCCGATGTCCCGTACGTGCCCGATTCGCCCGACGGCGGCGTGCTGCCGTTCACGCCGCGCGAACGTGTGTCGCACTACTACGGCGTCGGCGCGTACCTGCGTCCGCTCGACGACGCGCGCCGCGCGGACGTGCGATTCGCGAGCGAATGCCTCGCGTTCTCGAACGTGCCGTGCGATGCGACGCTCGCGGAACTCGGCTGGCCCGGCGTGCACGAGCCGCGCTGGAAAGCGGCGGTGCCGCGCGACCCCGGCACGTCGTGGGATTTCGACGACATCCGCGACCACTATCTGCAGACGCTGTACGACGTCGCGCCCGACCGGCTGCGACGCGAGGATCCGGCGCGCTACGTCGAGCTGTCGCGTGCGGTGATCGCGGACGTGATGCGCGAGACGTTCTCCGAATGGCGACGCGCCGGTTCGCGTTGCGCCGGCGCGCTCGTGTGGCAGTTCCAGGACGTGATGCCGGGCGCCGGATGGGGCGTGATCGACGCCGCGCACCGCCCGAAATCGGCATGGTATGCGCTGCGCCAGGTGCTGCAGCCGATCCAGGTGCTGCTCGTGGACGAAGGCCTGAACGGGCTCGACGTGCACGTGGTCAACGAGCGCCCGGCGCCGCTGTCGGCCGCGATCGACCTGGTCGCGCTACGCGACGGCCGTACGCCGGTCGCACGGGCCGGCTGCCCGGTGCGGATCGCCGCGCACGACACGGTGCGGCTCGGCTCGGCCGAGCTGCTCGGCCGCTTCTTCGACTGGACCTATGCGTACCGCTTCGGCCCCTGCGAACACGATACGGTCGTCGCGACGCTGCGCGCCGACGACGGCACGCTGCTGTCGCAGGCGTTCCATTTCCCGTCCCGCACGCATCCTGCCGTGCTGGCGCGTCGCGAGCCGGGGATCGAAGCGTGCGTATCGCGCACCGGCGAGACCTGGCACGTCGACATCGACACGCGGCATGTCGCGCGCCACGTGCAGATCGACGCACCGGGTTTCATGCCGAGCGACGACTGGTTCCATCTCGCGCCCGGCACGCCGGCGCGCATCGCGCTCATTCCATTGCGAATCGACGGGAAGCCCGCGGCGGCCGACGACCATGCGCCGCCCGCGGTGGAAATCCGGGCCGTGAACGCCGCACGCGCGGTACGGGCCAGCCAGGCAGGGTGA
- a CDS encoding DUF1839 family protein gives MRFVSRDGEDASFEGVRHRARHYRPHPLHSQEMVWKQTNCYVDMWLEVLRWWGLNPYAALPFTIALDFEGDQFTFFKFPHDELERLYGIVVQEHSIYEPLDQHIETQVARGHLMIVEVDAWFLPDTRGSSYRTQHTKTTIGIDAIDRAQHQIGYFHNSGYYVAEDFDYNGLVGASSPMTLPPYVECAKRRFAPLDERALCEASLAALQRHLRRVPIVDPIAAFRRQLQTDARILADAPLERFHAYSFNSVRQLGANFELFGHYARWLQASGCTGPFAEIRAACDRIASEAMVLEFRLARACARGKEEYGDSTLEAIEVAYADLVACARQIGAPLRHVTPVRADTAPVSAMR, from the coding sequence ATGAGGTTCGTTTCCCGCGACGGCGAAGACGCGTCGTTCGAGGGGGTGCGCCACCGCGCGCGCCACTACCGGCCGCACCCGCTGCACAGTCAGGAGATGGTCTGGAAGCAGACCAACTGCTATGTCGACATGTGGCTCGAGGTGCTCCGGTGGTGGGGGCTCAATCCGTACGCGGCGCTGCCGTTTACGATCGCGCTCGATTTCGAAGGCGACCAGTTCACGTTCTTCAAGTTTCCGCACGACGAGCTGGAGCGGCTCTACGGGATCGTCGTGCAGGAACATTCGATCTACGAACCGCTCGATCAGCACATCGAGACGCAGGTCGCGCGCGGCCACCTGATGATCGTCGAGGTCGACGCGTGGTTCCTGCCCGATACGCGCGGCAGCAGCTACCGCACTCAGCATACGAAGACGACGATCGGCATCGACGCGATCGACCGTGCGCAGCACCAGATCGGCTACTTCCACAACAGCGGCTATTACGTCGCCGAGGATTTCGACTACAACGGACTCGTCGGCGCCAGCTCGCCGATGACGCTGCCGCCGTACGTCGAATGCGCGAAGCGACGCTTTGCACCGCTCGACGAACGCGCGCTGTGCGAAGCCTCGCTCGCCGCGTTGCAGCGCCACCTGCGGCGCGTGCCGATCGTCGATCCGATCGCGGCGTTCCGCCGGCAGTTGCAGACCGACGCGCGCATCCTCGCGGACGCGCCGCTCGAGCGCTTCCATGCGTACTCGTTCAATTCGGTGCGGCAGCTCGGCGCGAATTTCGAACTGTTCGGCCACTATGCGCGCTGGCTGCAAGCGAGCGGCTGCACCGGGCCGTTCGCCGAAATCCGCGCCGCATGCGATCGCATCGCGTCGGAAGCGATGGTGCTCGAATTCCGGCTCGCGCGCGCGTGCGCACGCGGCAAGGAAGAATACGGCGATTCGACGCTCGAAGCGATCGAGGTCGCGTATGCCGACCTCGTCGCGTGCGCGCGGCAGATCGGCGCGCCGCTGCGGCACGTGACGCCCGTGCGCGCCGACACCGCACCCGTGTCGGCCATGCGGTGA
- a CDS encoding amino acid--[acyl-carrier-protein] ligase, with the protein MNDRLAVPSAASVPADAPLDRAGVNPLRDALIDAGLLVSTGIQGLFGRSERFERVVEALDAFVTRLGADQQAEVLRFPPAMSRTEFERSEYMKSFPQLAGSVHAFCGDERQHQRVLQCLDRGDDWTENQKPTYVVMTPAACYPVYPVVARAGALPADGRIVDVFSYCFRHEPSLDPTRMQLFRMREYVRIGTPEQIVSFRETWMERGTRMIEALRLPNAIDLANDPFFGRGGKIVANSQREQNLKFELLIPIEHDDRQTACLSFNYHMDHFGLLWDIRTATGDVAHTGCVGFGLERLTLALFRHHGFDIDAWPQAVRDVLWGTP; encoded by the coding sequence GTGAACGATCGCCTCGCCGTGCCCTCCGCCGCCTCCGTCCCCGCCGACGCACCGCTCGACCGTGCGGGCGTCAATCCGCTGCGCGATGCGCTGATCGACGCGGGCCTGCTGGTTTCGACCGGCATCCAGGGCCTGTTCGGCCGCAGCGAGCGATTCGAGCGCGTGGTCGAAGCGCTCGACGCGTTCGTCACGCGCCTCGGCGCCGACCAGCAGGCCGAAGTGCTGCGCTTCCCGCCGGCGATGAGCCGCACCGAGTTCGAGCGCAGCGAATACATGAAGAGCTTCCCGCAACTGGCGGGCAGCGTGCACGCATTCTGCGGCGACGAACGCCAGCACCAGCGCGTGCTGCAATGCCTCGATCGCGGCGACGACTGGACCGAAAACCAGAAGCCGACCTACGTCGTGATGACGCCGGCCGCGTGCTACCCCGTGTATCCCGTCGTCGCGCGTGCTGGGGCGCTGCCCGCCGACGGCCGGATCGTTGACGTGTTCTCGTACTGCTTCCGTCACGAACCGTCGCTCGACCCGACCCGCATGCAACTGTTCCGGATGCGCGAATACGTGCGGATCGGCACGCCCGAGCAGATCGTCTCGTTCCGCGAGACGTGGATGGAACGCGGCACGCGGATGATCGAAGCGCTGCGCCTGCCGAATGCGATCGATCTCGCGAACGATCCGTTCTTCGGGCGCGGCGGCAAGATCGTCGCGAACAGCCAGCGCGAGCAGAACCTGAAGTTCGAGCTGCTGATTCCGATCGAGCACGACGACCGACAGACCGCGTGCCTGAGCTTCAACTACCACATGGACCATTTCGGACTGCTGTGGGACATCCGCACCGCGACGGGCGACGTCGCGCACACGGGCTGCGTCGGCTTCGGCCTCGAACGGCTCACGCTCGCGCTGTTCCGCCACCACGGCTTCGACATCGACGCCTGGCCGCAAGCGGTTCGCGACGTGCTGTGGGGCACGCCATGA